In Clostridium sp. JN-1, one genomic interval encodes:
- the pdaA gene encoding delta-lactam-biosynthetic de-N-acetylase gives MNLNSAVASILILNNLCGFNLNKNLNTISLNNKVESSIENKINFPFFKKLNIFNSSQDNLSTKEYEWYSYRQKGAAFPEAPKETSKFLCKYPCYYLGDTSSKVLYLTFDEGYENGYTNNILDILKKHNIKAAFFVVKPYITSNPDLIKRMANEGHLVCNHSSHHRSMASIQDKQEFNKELSEVEESFEKVTGKKLPKYFRPPMGKYSELSLSYTKDYNYKTIFWSLAYDDWKIDNQPSAEFAKDKILSRVHNGSIMLLHAVSKTNTQILDSVITELENQGYTFKSLDELPENPNFSPN, from the coding sequence GTGAATTTAAATAGTGCTGTTGCCTCAATATTGATTTTAAATAATTTATGTGGATTTAATTTAAATAAGAATTTAAATACTATATCTCTTAATAACAAGGTAGAAAGTTCAATTGAAAATAAAATTAATTTCCCATTTTTTAAAAAATTAAATATCTTCAATAGCTCCCAGGATAATTTAAGTACAAAAGAATATGAATGGTACTCTTATCGCCAAAAAGGTGCTGCTTTTCCTGAAGCACCTAAGGAAACTAGTAAATTTTTATGTAAATATCCATGTTATTATCTTGGTGATACATCATCTAAAGTACTATATTTAACTTTTGATGAAGGATATGAAAATGGATATACAAATAATATCTTAGATATACTAAAAAAGCATAACATAAAAGCTGCTTTTTTTGTTGTAAAGCCCTATATAACTTCAAACCCTGATTTGATAAAAAGAATGGCAAATGAAGGGCATCTTGTATGCAATCATAGTTCCCATCATCGTTCTATGGCTTCTATACAAGATAAACAAGAGTTTAATAAGGAACTTTCCGAAGTGGAAGAAAGCTTTGAAAAAGTAACAGGAAAGAAACTGCCAAAATATTTTAGACCGCCTATGGGAAAATACAGTGAATTATCACTTTCATATACCAAAGATTATAATTATAAAACAATTTTTTGGAGTTTAGCATATGATGATTGGAAAATCGATAACCAACCTTCAGCAGAATTTGCAAAAGATAAGATACTTTCTAGAGTACACAATGGTTCAATTATGCTCTTACACGCTGTTTCAAAGACAAATACTCAAATATTGGATAGTGTTATAACAGAGCTCGAAAATCAAGGTTATACATTTAAAAGTTTAGATGAATTGCCTGAAAATCCAAATTTTTCACCAAACTAA
- a CDS encoding gamma carbonic anhydrase family protein — protein MIYYFKDKKPQIHKSCFIAPSADIIGDVYADEFSSFWYGSVVRGDANSIYIGKSSNVQDNCVIHSSKDNNNVVIGSNVTIGHGSIIHGCTISSNTLIGMGSVILDGAKIGSNTIIGANSMVTKNKEIPSGVMCFGSPAKVIRELTKKEYDYIMESSYEYEQMVKEFLTNPNYNK, from the coding sequence ATGATATACTACTTTAAAGATAAAAAACCACAAATTCACAAAAGCTGCTTTATAGCTCCATCAGCAGATATAATAGGTGATGTTTATGCAGACGAATTTTCTAGCTTCTGGTATGGTTCTGTAGTTAGAGGTGATGCTAATTCAATTTACATAGGGAAATCATCAAATGTACAAGATAATTGTGTAATACATTCAAGCAAAGATAACAACAATGTAGTAATAGGATCAAATGTAACTATTGGACATGGTTCAATAATACATGGGTGTACAATATCATCAAATACTTTAATTGGTATGGGATCAGTAATCCTAGATGGAGCAAAAATAGGTTCAAATACAATAATAGGTGCAAATAGTATGGTGACTAAAAATAAGGAAATTCCATCTGGAGTTATGTGTTTTGGTTCTCCTGCAAAAGTCATAAGAGAACTTACAAAAAAAGAATATGATTATATAATGGAAAGTTCTTATGAATATGAACAAATGGTTAAGGAGTTTTTAACTAATCCAAATTATAATAAATAA
- a CDS encoding DUF4317 family protein has translation MNKKDLADIRKEFKLNSYMLKIKEVYSVYLKKDNGQIITKEKVNFKIESDEVKELYLNNFKKILTGSIDSKVFELSFKNQNTIEDLENENYTLNTQQILYNTLKSDEDISDFVDQFVDKVAKNFNYENDVVINFVKAGYYKADKKVNNQIEADEDPEEYVQAIDFILCSINKVDIPKKVLKFDYSEMKFKSNSVLDLTINLNSPLDGFMFPSFCSDYVDVNKLIYYSSKSSQINSNFIENILECSVKPSATEEKESFNVIMETALGKVKPNTIQNMYESIYEKLDTEDDEDTEELTLDMKDVSEVLAENGVENNEVVKNAFEQVCGGDYNFKVKNVLPDFEKKSIKIENETISIAIPPDMLSSIKQIRNKEGKKCLLIELNEDVVINGINLQTEEE, from the coding sequence ATGAATAAAAAAGATTTGGCAGATATAAGAAAAGAATTCAAATTAAATAGTTATATGCTAAAAATAAAAGAAGTTTATAGTGTATACTTAAAAAAAGACAATGGACAGATAATAACGAAAGAAAAAGTAAATTTTAAAATAGAAAGCGATGAAGTAAAGGAACTTTATTTAAATAATTTTAAAAAAATTTTAACTGGTTCTATAGATTCTAAAGTATTTGAATTAAGTTTTAAAAATCAAAATACAATAGAAGATCTTGAAAATGAAAATTATACATTAAATACACAGCAAATTTTATATAATACATTAAAGTCAGACGAAGATATCAGTGATTTTGTAGATCAATTTGTGGATAAGGTTGCTAAAAACTTTAATTATGAAAATGACGTAGTCATAAATTTTGTAAAAGCAGGATACTACAAGGCAGATAAAAAAGTAAATAATCAAATAGAAGCTGATGAAGATCCTGAAGAATATGTGCAAGCTATAGATTTCATACTATGCAGCATAAATAAAGTAGATATTCCTAAGAAAGTATTAAAATTTGATTACTCAGAAATGAAATTCAAGTCAAATTCAGTGTTAGATTTAACTATAAATTTAAATTCGCCGTTGGATGGTTTTATGTTTCCAAGTTTTTGCTCGGATTATGTTGATGTAAATAAATTAATATACTATTCTTCAAAGTCGTCTCAAATAAATTCTAATTTTATTGAAAATATACTTGAATGTAGTGTTAAACCTTCTGCAACAGAGGAGAAGGAAAGTTTTAATGTTATAATGGAGACAGCTCTTGGAAAGGTTAAACCAAACACGATACAAAATATGTATGAAAGTATATATGAAAAGTTAGATACTGAAGATGATGAAGATACAGAAGAACTCACTTTAGATATGAAAGATGTATCTGAAGTACTTGCGGAAAATGGAGTAGAAAATAATGAAGTTGTAAAAAATGCTTTTGAACAAGTATGCGGTGGAGACTACAATTTTAAGGTCAAAAATGTATTACCTGACTTTGAAAAAAAGTCAATAAAAATAGAAAATGAAACCATAAGTATAGCTATTCCACCAGATATGCTAAGTAGTATTAAGCAAATAAGAAATAAGGAAGGTAAAAAGTGTCTCCTCATAGAATTAAATGAGGATGTCGTGATAAATGGAATTAACTTACAAACTGAAGAAGAATAA
- a CDS encoding MDR family MFS transporter, whose product MELTYKLKKNKYQNGSDIKLDLKKKNIVIAIMVAMFLGAVEGTIVTTAVPTIVKDLNGFSLISWVFSAYLFTSAISTPIYGKLSDLYGRRDVLCIGIIIFLIGSSLCGVSRNMYELIAFRALQGIGSGAIFTVTYTIVGDIFDISERAKVQGWLSTVWGISSLVGPFLGGFLIDTLSWHWVFFINLPFGIISIILLQKNLKEKPKDETLNVSMDFGGIIVLSFAIVSLLYCVLYGQKHSFYSSYVLITFLCAITLLFIFYFVERKVKQPIMPFEIFTKTNTVDNIISFLASASLMGLDVYMPVYLQNVLGFNATISGLSMAPMSVAWLIAAVVLSNAIIKYGEGNVIIVSSAVLLISMLFLPTLTISSPLILVIIYVSMMGFGFGGLLTILTIIIQESVDYGNRGAAMACNSLLRTLGQTIGVSILGGIFNLSMSKNLSNFKIRNIDINNIYSSMNLKDAAYISHVKMSINSGLHSVFISLIVLSIFCFLLSFMLPNNLKNKK is encoded by the coding sequence ATGGAATTAACTTACAAACTGAAGAAGAATAAATATCAAAATGGGAGTGACATCAAATTGGATTTAAAAAAGAAGAATATAGTCATAGCAATAATGGTTGCAATGTTTTTAGGAGCTGTTGAAGGTACAATTGTAACTACTGCAGTACCAACTATCGTTAAAGACTTAAATGGATTTAGCCTAATAAGTTGGGTTTTTTCAGCATATTTATTTACATCTGCAATATCTACACCAATCTACGGAAAACTTTCGGATTTGTATGGGAGAAGGGATGTACTTTGCATTGGTATAATAATTTTTTTAATTGGGAGTTCACTTTGTGGTGTATCGAGAAATATGTATGAGCTTATAGCTTTCCGTGCACTTCAAGGAATAGGATCAGGTGCAATATTTACAGTTACATATACAATAGTAGGAGATATATTTGATATTTCAGAAAGAGCTAAAGTACAGGGATGGTTGAGTACTGTTTGGGGTATTTCAAGTCTAGTAGGACCATTTTTAGGTGGATTTTTAATAGATACGCTGTCATGGCATTGGGTATTTTTTATAAACTTACCATTTGGAATAATATCTATAATATTACTACAAAAAAATTTAAAGGAAAAACCTAAAGATGAGACTTTAAATGTAAGCATGGATTTTGGTGGAATTATAGTATTGTCATTTGCAATTGTAAGTCTTTTATATTGTGTGTTATATGGACAAAAACACAGTTTTTATTCAAGTTACGTTTTAATAACCTTTTTATGTGCAATTACTTTATTGTTTATATTTTACTTTGTGGAAAGAAAAGTAAAACAGCCAATTATGCCATTTGAAATTTTTACAAAGACAAATACAGTTGACAATATAATAAGTTTTTTAGCATCAGCTTCTTTAATGGGATTGGATGTTTATATGCCAGTATATCTTCAAAATGTTCTTGGGTTTAATGCAACTATTTCTGGACTCTCAATGGCACCAATGTCAGTTGCATGGCTTATTGCGGCAGTTGTTTTATCAAATGCAATTATAAAGTATGGTGAAGGAAATGTAATTATAGTGTCATCTGCTGTTTTACTCATAAGCATGTTGTTTTTACCAACACTTACAATTAGTTCTCCATTGATTTTGGTTATAATTTATGTTTCAATGATGGGATTTGGATTTGGAGGATTACTTACTATTTTAACTATAATAATACAGGAATCAGTTGATTACGGTAATAGAGGAGCAGCAATGGCCTGTAATTCATTATTAAGAACTTTAGGGCAAACTATAGGTGTTAGTATTTTGGGAGGTATATTTAATTTAAGTATGTCAAAAAATCTTTCTAATTTTAAAATTAGGAATATAGATATAAATAACATATATTCTTCAATGAATTTAAAAGATGCAGCATATATAAGTCATGTAAAAATGTCTATAAATTCAGGACTTCATTCTGTATTTATATCATTAATTGTATTA